DNA from Helicoverpa zea isolate HzStark_Cry1AcR chromosome 5, ilHelZeax1.1, whole genome shotgun sequence:
tATCTTAGATAAATAACAGGATTGGatcaatataaaaatgaatgaagCCATATAAAAATGGGATGAATTAAGATTTTCACAGTTTCGACATACATATTTAAGTAACTAATTTAAGCTCTAAATTAAAATCACAAACAATCTTATTATAACATTGCTTACACAACAACTTAAAATGTCATATAAGTTTCAATTCCACCTAGGTACTCCACAAAAGCAGAAAATTACAGCAGTTAACTGACACTCAAATCTCGCTCTTATTCTTATTACTTCAAAGTTCTTTTTCGCAGACGGTGACGAACCGTTTCTTGCTCCCTTGGACGTAGCTATTGTAGTAGAATTTGCCGAACATATAGAAGAAAGCCATGCAGTTAAACATGACGAGCCAGCTCAGGTACTTGGGGTAGTTGCAACTGCTCGAAGATAGGCTGTTGACGTTTAAGTAGACCACGAGGCAGAACTGGATCTGgaagaaaatgtaaattaaagtGAAAACAGATTTGGATTGAAAAAGTCTGATCTGAACAGAAAACctattccgtcttaccacaaaaacttttaaacgtcagtttatgccttgtctaaaaaaatgtcaaattatgacgttgacatatggttcattttgcagccaaaattttattagacaagtgtaaaacagggtttaaagtttttgtagtaaggcccttacaATCGATCtcgttttcaattttaaacactGGCCggcttattataaaacgtgcaCTGCAAAAATGACCGATTTAATTGCTAGCTTTGTACCATAATATTGAAGAAAGTTAATGATTTAAACCTAGCACTAAAACCACTTTAAAGATACTTTTTAAAACTGTTAGACCTAATACATAGTTGATTGCGATTCGGTTTGGGGTCATATTAAAAGTTGGAGACGATGGGGCCGTAAACATCTATCttcattaaaactatataaggtgctttattattacctgccaggacttgaatggagggtagtattgcgtttatagattacaatagtaaatataatttattgattatttttcatattttttttataaaaaaaaatacgaataaatttgacttaattgattagtttaaaaccatccagcagagttgcgcgttgccactcttgcagaacagatagaaagagatagcagttgtttccattgacgaagcgacaatacgcgcgtaatttgtgaaccacgttatgcagagtacagccaatgttaatttaacttgtttactgtctcaaattgaattgacggttccggggaacgaaatttcttcactattgtaatcaataaacgcaatactaccccccattcaagtcctggcaggtaataataaagcaccttatatatttttgatagcAGTCAAAAGGTAGACAGATAAAAGCCTAAGATCAAAGTGTCAGTTTCCTTACCAGCTGCATGGTGGTAAGGTGTTTCTTCCACCACAGGTACTTCTGGTACTGAGGTCCGAGACCCGAGATCAGGTAGTAAGTGTACATGACTACGTGGATAAACGCGTTGATGGAACCCTCAGGTACTGCTTGCCCTCCTGAAAAGAATGAGATAAAAAATTTATTAGCCAAAGCTAGCAAAAGTATCAGGAGGATAAAGTTTAGCATTTAATAgtgtttacaattttatatagaACTGTTTCTTCAAATCATACAGATAGAAATGTGTTGCTGAGGAGTTTGTTCTACGATTTCTTCTCCGCAGCAAATACACATAGGAAGTGGAGAAAGGCTTTGggtctgtcttttgtaaactagATTTTCAAAAAGTGATGATTTTCAGCCTTTGtacaaataggtactttttgccACCAACCTGCAGCATATTTAACTCCAATCCACCCAATAACCGGCATGATCGTGTGATGGTACAAATGTAGGAAGGAAATCTGTCTCTCCTTCTTTCTTAACACGAAGAAGACCGTATCAAGCAGTTCCGTGATCTTCGCGAAGAAAAACCACCACACTCCTGATGCCCACTGGAAAATAAAAGCATAATAAGTTAGAAGGGGTATTATTTTCACCACAAATTATGCTTATTTTGATTTGGAAACTAGTTTTCGCCGACGgtttcccgcgtcccgtggtaactattTCGCACACTAAATGGCATATTTGTAAAGGAATATGTTATTTAATCTGACAGAGACTATGGAAAGTAAGCAGCTTGGAACAGCAACATACGTAcgcatttttttctttcaaattaaGGCATCTgaagaataaaaatactaaTTCCACATTGAGTTTGCCAAATCTCCAAGACTTTCATTTtctctttttagggttccgtagccaaaatggcaaaaacggaacccttatagtttcgtcatgtccgtctgtccgtctgtccgtctgtccgtctgtcacagccgatttactcggaaactataagtactacagtgatgaaatttgatgggaatatgtgttgtatgaaccgctacaaaaatatgacactaaatagtaaaaaaaagaattgggggtggggccccccatacatgtaactgagggatgaaattttttttttcgatgtacatacccgtgtggggtatcaatggaaaggtcttttaaaatgatataaagttttctaaaaaacatttttcttaaagtgaacggtttttgagatatcagctctcaaagtcgtaaaaagtatgtccccccccctctatttttataactacggggtataaaattctaaaaaaaatagaggtgatgcatgctaattaactctttcaacgatttttggtttgatcaaagtatctcttatagtttttgagataggttgatttaactgtaatttacggaacccttc
Protein-coding regions in this window:
- the LOC124630587 gene encoding elongation of very long chain fatty acids protein AAEL008004-like, encoding MAVVQHAMNGYKYVFEELSDPRTKDWWLVSGPGPLLTILATYLYFCTKAGPRYMKDKKPYNLKLLVMVYNVFQIALSLFMTIIGLSYFFTESYDNKCYSVDYSDSPRAMKWASGVWWFFFAKITELLDTVFFVLRKKERQISFLHLYHHTIMPVIGWIGVKYAAGGQAVPEGSINAFIHVVMYTYYLISGLGPQYQKYLWWKKHLTTMQLIQFCLVVYLNVNSLSSSSCNYPKYLSWLVMFNCMAFFYMFGKFYYNSYVQGSKKRFVTVCEKEL